The Alkalinema sp. FACHB-956 genome contains a region encoding:
- a CDS encoding non-ribosomal peptide synthetase, which produces MVSAYPNLNPTVNAVDFDPFASGEVLLTAPATEAQKEIWASVRMGQEANCAYNESQSLRLQGLFDRKAFEQAVQSLVLRHESLRSTLSPDGQHLCINDDLVLEITGADWSNLSEADRADQMAQRRQQAVKEPFDLEHGPLVRVELYRLQPEEHFAIVTAHHIICDGWSWAVLMNDLGQLYSAHKTGTPPDLEPVDRFSDYAQQVADQATSPDAQASEQYWLKLFADSVPVVDFPTDRTRPSFRTFNADREDYELSPQLVADLKQLGKTAGCSFMSVLLAGFEAWLARLTQQADVVVGVLAAGQAASGLYNLVGHCVSLLPMRSRVDSQQSFRDYLAARKSTILDAYDHQQFTYGSLVQKLRIPRDPSRIPLAPILLNIDQGLDSSQLPFNGLTVEFFSNPRAYENFELFVNATELNGRLTLECQYNTNLFDGATIRQRMAELETLLSAIVQNPDQAIGQLPLLPEYEWQQIQQWNQTQASYASDACIHHLVAQQAAATPEATAVVYEEQRLSYGDLDRRANQLAHYLQSQGVGPDTLVGISLERSPDLLVAMLGVLKAGGAYVPLDPSYPTDRLAYMMTDAQLTLLLTQGTVAHQVPSGDIPTLQLDRDWPTIAQQSSAAPVSPVTPDHLAYVIYTSGSTGKPKGVQVPHRGVVNFLQSMAQQPGIQAQDVLLSVTTLSFDIAVLELLLPLTVGASTVLVSRATAMNGEALLQTLVRSQATIMQATPATWRLLLASGWTSAPNLKILCGGEALTLPLAQELTQRVKEVWNMYGPTETTIWSTCYPVPQDATHVLIGRPIANTQVYVLDELQQPVPIGVPGELYIGGTGVVRGYWNRPELTAERFIPDLLSTPPARLYRTGDLVRLLPNGNLEYLQRIDNQVKVRGFRIELGEIESTMLQSAGVKEAVVTVREETSGEKTLVGYVVPQAGSTDLTATLRQFLKGKLPDYMVPNAFMVLDALPLTPNGKVDCKALPAPDATRRDLIESYVAPRTPVEQTIAEIWANVLSLDRVGIHDNFFELGGYSLLAIQIVSRLRPALQVEIPLPSLFDLPTVAELANRVEALRWATQSDNASIADGAEDYEEGEL; this is translated from the coding sequence ATGGTTTCAGCATATCCTAACCTCAATCCCACAGTGAATGCGGTTGACTTTGACCCCTTTGCTAGTGGAGAAGTTCTGTTAACTGCACCTGCCACGGAAGCTCAAAAGGAAATCTGGGCTTCCGTGCGGATGGGCCAGGAAGCCAACTGTGCTTATAACGAATCCCAATCCTTGCGGTTGCAGGGACTGTTCGATCGCAAAGCCTTTGAACAAGCGGTTCAGTCTCTAGTATTGCGCCATGAATCATTGAGATCGACCCTGAGTCCTGATGGTCAACATCTCTGCATCAACGATGATCTGGTTCTGGAGATCACAGGAGCAGATTGGTCGAACTTGTCAGAGGCCGATCGAGCCGATCAGATGGCCCAACGCCGCCAGCAGGCTGTCAAAGAGCCGTTTGATTTGGAACATGGCCCCTTGGTTCGGGTGGAACTATATCGTTTGCAACCAGAGGAGCATTTTGCGATCGTTACGGCCCATCACATTATTTGCGATGGCTGGTCTTGGGCAGTTTTGATGAATGATCTGGGACAACTCTATTCAGCCCATAAAACAGGAACCCCTCCAGACCTTGAACCGGTCGATCGCTTTAGCGACTATGCTCAGCAGGTAGCCGATCAAGCTACGAGTCCAGACGCTCAAGCCTCTGAGCAATATTGGCTCAAACTATTTGCGGATTCCGTACCGGTTGTGGATTTTCCGACGGATCGAACGCGCCCATCCTTCCGCACCTTCAACGCCGATCGGGAAGACTATGAACTCTCGCCGCAATTGGTCGCCGATCTGAAGCAATTAGGCAAAACCGCAGGCTGTAGTTTTATGTCCGTCCTGCTTGCAGGGTTTGAAGCTTGGTTAGCTCGACTGACGCAACAGGCTGATGTCGTGGTCGGGGTGTTGGCGGCAGGCCAAGCAGCCAGCGGGTTATATAACCTTGTGGGTCATTGTGTGAGCCTCTTGCCAATGCGCAGTCGGGTGGACAGCCAGCAATCCTTTCGGGATTATTTAGCGGCTCGGAAATCCACCATTCTCGATGCCTACGATCACCAACAATTTACCTACGGTAGCCTGGTGCAGAAGCTGCGCATTCCCCGGGATCCCAGCCGCATCCCCCTTGCACCGATTTTGCTGAACATTGACCAAGGGTTAGACAGTAGTCAATTGCCCTTCAATGGGTTAACCGTCGAGTTTTTCTCCAATCCTCGCGCCTATGAGAACTTTGAACTGTTTGTCAATGCAACGGAATTGAATGGTCGGCTGACCCTAGAATGCCAATACAACACGAATTTATTTGACGGTGCAACAATTCGGCAACGGATGGCGGAACTGGAAACGCTACTGAGCGCGATCGTGCAAAATCCCGACCAAGCGATCGGGCAGTTGCCCCTGCTGCCTGAGTACGAGTGGCAACAGATCCAGCAATGGAACCAAACCCAAGCGTCCTATGCGTCCGATGCCTGCATTCACCACCTAGTAGCCCAGCAGGCTGCGGCCACGCCAGAGGCCACGGCAGTGGTGTATGAAGAGCAGCGCCTGTCCTATGGCGATCTGGATCGTCGTGCCAATCAACTAGCCCACTATCTGCAATCCCAGGGGGTGGGGCCGGATACGTTGGTGGGCATTAGTCTAGAGCGATCGCCGGATCTCTTAGTAGCGATGCTGGGTGTTCTGAAAGCAGGAGGAGCCTACGTCCCCCTCGATCCCAGCTATCCGACCGATCGGCTCGCCTACATGATGACTGATGCCCAGTTAACCCTATTGCTCACCCAGGGCACCGTGGCCCATCAGGTTCCATCCGGTGATATTCCCACCCTGCAACTCGATCGCGATTGGCCCACGATCGCTCAACAATCCAGTGCAGCACCTGTTTCTCCAGTCACGCCCGATCATTTGGCCTACGTCATCTACACCTCTGGCTCCACGGGTAAACCTAAGGGCGTACAGGTCCCCCACCGAGGAGTCGTCAACTTCCTACAAAGCATGGCACAACAACCGGGTATCCAGGCCCAGGATGTTCTCCTCTCCGTCACCACATTGTCCTTTGATATTGCGGTGCTGGAATTGCTGTTACCGCTCACCGTCGGTGCCAGTACCGTCCTAGTCAGTCGTGCCACGGCTATGAATGGGGAAGCCCTGTTGCAAACCTTGGTGCGATCGCAGGCCACGATTATGCAGGCCACCCCTGCCACTTGGCGATTACTTTTGGCATCGGGGTGGACAAGCGCCCCCAATCTGAAAATTCTCTGCGGTGGGGAAGCTCTCACCTTACCCTTAGCCCAGGAACTTACCCAGCGGGTAAAAGAAGTCTGGAACATGTACGGGCCAACGGAAACTACGATTTGGTCTACCTGTTATCCTGTGCCCCAAGATGCCACCCATGTTTTAATTGGTCGCCCGATCGCCAATACCCAGGTCTATGTGCTGGATGAATTACAACAGCCAGTGCCGATCGGCGTCCCTGGCGAGCTGTATATTGGCGGCACAGGCGTTGTACGAGGCTATTGGAATCGGCCTGAGTTGACCGCGGAACGGTTTATCCCCGATCTTCTGAGTACCCCGCCCGCCCGTCTCTACCGGACTGGGGATTTAGTGCGACTGCTGCCCAATGGCAATTTGGAATATTTACAACGCATTGATAACCAAGTCAAAGTGCGGGGCTTCCGCATTGAATTGGGGGAAATTGAATCAACCATGCTGCAATCGGCAGGGGTAAAGGAAGCCGTTGTCACGGTACGCGAAGAAACCTCCGGGGAAAAAACCTTGGTAGGCTATGTGGTGCCCCAGGCAGGCAGCACGGATCTCACGGCAACCCTGCGCCAGTTCCTCAAGGGGAAGCTGCCAGACTATATGGTGCCCAATGCCTTTATGGTACTGGATGCCCTACCCCTCACCCCCAATGGCAAGGTCGATTGCAAAGCCTTACCCGCGCCAGATGCGACCCGTCGTGATTTGATCGAAAGTTATGTTGCACCTCGCACACCGGTGGAACAAACAATCGCGGAAATTTGGGCCAATGTCTTGAGTCTTGATCGGGTGGGGATTCACGATAACTTCTTTGAGTTGGGCGGGTATTCCCTCTTAGCCATTCAGATTGTGTCCCGCTTGCGTCCTGCGCTCCAAGTTGAAATTCCCTTACCTAGTTTGTTTGATTTACCCACGGTGGCCGAGCTAGCCAATCGAGTAGAAGCCTTGCGTTGGGCTACTCAGTCAGATAATGCATCGATCGCAGACGGTGCTGAAGACTATGAAGAGGGCGAACTGTAG
- a CDS encoding TIGR04325 family methyltransferase, producing the protein MTVGSVPGQPRAHYSHRRTFSVKAALQTLVSKLPIVADYYAYHRVFPRTANAYRGVFSSFAEATQAIPKTIQAGYNHASLHGVDQAQTLKLEDLNTFQPIDYPVLVWLRDAFTDSKTVFDLGGNLGQSYYAYRRLIPYPAGLQWQVCDVPEKVKVGQGLIQRIPSPGLSYTSGFEAADGQEILLTCGTLQYLEPSLADILRPLAVKPRHLIINHVPFYRGAQYITLQNLWGSYAPYKIQNEGEFVADLAALGYQLVDRWCIDRTCTIPFHPDRFVEAYQGFYFRQAIAG; encoded by the coding sequence ATGACCGTTGGCTCAGTACCGGGGCAGCCTCGCGCCCACTATTCCCATCGTCGAACCTTTTCGGTCAAGGCGGCGCTGCAAACCTTAGTGAGTAAGCTCCCGATCGTGGCGGACTATTATGCTTACCACCGGGTATTTCCCAGAACCGCCAATGCCTATCGGGGGGTCTTTTCCTCCTTTGCCGAGGCAACGCAGGCGATTCCTAAAACCATACAAGCAGGCTATAACCATGCCTCGTTACATGGGGTTGATCAGGCTCAAACGTTGAAGCTAGAGGATTTAAACACCTTTCAGCCGATCGATTATCCGGTCTTAGTCTGGTTACGGGATGCCTTTACCGATAGCAAGACGGTGTTTGATTTGGGCGGGAATTTAGGGCAAAGCTACTATGCTTACCGCCGCTTAATTCCCTACCCCGCAGGGTTACAGTGGCAGGTCTGCGATGTACCAGAAAAGGTCAAGGTGGGCCAGGGGTTAATCCAGCGGATTCCTAGCCCTGGACTGAGTTACACCAGTGGCTTTGAAGCAGCCGACGGACAGGAAATTCTGCTGACCTGCGGTACGTTGCAATATTTGGAACCATCCCTGGCGGATATTTTGCGTCCCTTAGCTGTCAAACCCCGCCATTTGATTATTAATCACGTTCCGTTCTATCGCGGTGCTCAATACATCACGCTGCAAAATCTTTGGGGTTCCTACGCGCCTTATAAGATTCAGAACGAGGGGGAGTTTGTGGCGGACTTGGCAGCCTTAGGCTATCAACTCGTCGATCGCTGGTGCATCGATCGCACCTGTACGATTCCCTTTCATCCCGATCGCTTTGTCGAGGCTTACCAAGGATTTTATTTCCGTCAGGCGATCGCAGGCTAG
- a CDS encoding condensation domain-containing protein translates to MGLATLDQLLSELRQREVQLWLEGDRLRYRAAKDVLSADLLAAMKARKAELIEFLQQAIASANAHLPTIATLDRSQPLPLSFAQQRFWMLQQFEPQSSSNNMPVVVRFTGHLNVAVLEQSLQEVVNRHEVLRATFPAVKGQPTLVIHPEVQIKLPIVDLQHLPKEQRTAEAHRLATHEAHYPIDLNNGPMLRLLLLRLSTDEHLLLWNLHCLVCDGASSDVFYQDLTTIYGALIAGQPSPLAPLPIQYADFAHWQRNWLQGEVLDRQLSYWKQQLSGSLPIANLPYNQLRPPIIRTYKGDRSARMLPKELNDQLTALSQRLGGTLFMVLLAAFELLLYRYAQQEEMLISFASGGRSQVETERLLGFFSNTLILRAQCGGNPTFRELFDRVRQATLKAYAHQDVPFEKIIEELKPEGQNLLSLFQVKFALNPPWSNGRGMASVQLPDLTITSLFGYIYHGQTKYDLILVMREQDEGLGAVFDYNAELFDAATIAQMLGHFQTLLEQIVANPDRLISELPLLTPEEQAQRLALVTQACDLNSAALAPSKQPALLHRQIELQAERYPQAIAIVEDAKAISLTYSQLNQQANQRARHLQEIGVQAGDRVAVACPRSIDLMVTSLAVLKLGAAFLWLHPNQPLTNPSQPLTDIQSTDIQWLLTQSADTLTDSIPVPTLTLDSLQVDLASYASSNLDLDFAADSLACIVDICQGIALSHEGLLTLLLAPMAESTESAIVLSLSPLDSGLVWHELWGSLVQGQTIVLPQNLTLKTDPAQVAQWINQAGVSDLWMTTPCFHQWMTQWSSLPPSTTALRSLRRLWVVGDFLTPSQVQQCLQILPHGQIRRCDAPNTQWPIVDWSLVTLTQAGSILSQESGTSVRDQMVLDSHHQPLPAGAIGRLYLELPGVVPVGDRGSEDVISHGFQPKAPARLYRTTSLARYGVDGSLERLGHYDRQVKIRDFVVQLHLIEHLLHQHPAIAEVCVVAQLDGQGQQHLVTYFVPHLDQAVTGSDLVAFLKEQLPSYGIPSVFVTLPKLPLTDRGNYDFAQLPIVEDVQLRQESQIALISSRDDLELQLTQLWEEVLGIRPIGIRDNFFDLGGHSLLAVQLFGKIETVFGTALPLATLLQAPTIEQQAELIRTYGITPPQEWLVPLQQGTSDNPPLFCIYGILLYHDLAKAIGADQTVYGLYLQEEVDLLRQEGLEVADQLGTVQQVAERYLQKVRTIQPTGPYLLAGESFGGIVAYEMAQLLQAQGETVALLAMFDTLAPDCSLKLSRSQRATQHLAKLVQEGPTYLLEKVGAKLKSKVGYAGLTLDRSTNSTAASVDDLRQQFRQQIGKNYQPSAYAGKVTLFRALDRGEFESIEVDPLFGWDRFAELGVDAFDIPGDHIGILKDPNVQPLAHHLRHCIRQGLLG, encoded by the coding sequence ATGGGACTTGCAACGCTAGATCAACTCCTATCGGAGTTACGTCAACGGGAGGTGCAATTGTGGCTGGAGGGCGATCGGCTACGCTATCGTGCTGCCAAGGATGTCCTGTCAGCAGATCTGTTAGCGGCAATGAAAGCTCGCAAAGCGGAACTGATCGAGTTTTTACAACAGGCGATCGCTAGCGCAAATGCGCATTTGCCTACGATCGCAACCCTGGATCGATCGCAACCCTTACCGCTCTCCTTTGCCCAGCAACGCTTCTGGATGTTGCAACAGTTTGAGCCGCAGAGCTCGTCCAATAACATGCCCGTGGTGGTACGGTTCACCGGTCATTTAAATGTTGCGGTGTTGGAGCAGAGTCTTCAGGAAGTGGTCAACCGCCATGAAGTTCTGCGGGCAACTTTTCCGGCAGTCAAGGGTCAGCCGACTTTGGTGATTCATCCAGAGGTGCAGATCAAGCTGCCGATCGTGGATCTCCAACATCTACCGAAGGAGCAACGAACTGCCGAAGCCCATCGCCTCGCCACCCATGAAGCCCATTACCCGATCGATTTAAATAATGGTCCCATGTTGCGGCTGTTGTTGTTGCGGTTGAGTACGGATGAGCATCTTTTACTGTGGAATTTGCATTGTTTAGTCTGTGATGGTGCATCCTCCGATGTGTTTTATCAAGATCTCACCACAATTTACGGTGCCTTGATTGCGGGACAACCTTCTCCATTAGCCCCGCTCCCGATTCAGTATGCCGATTTTGCCCATTGGCAACGCAACTGGCTCCAGGGTGAAGTGCTCGATCGGCAATTGAGCTACTGGAAACAGCAACTGTCAGGCAGTTTACCCATTGCGAATCTTCCCTATAACCAACTACGTCCCCCCATCATTCGGACTTATAAGGGCGATCGCAGTGCTCGGATGTTACCAAAGGAACTGAACGACCAGTTAACAGCCCTGAGCCAACGGTTGGGTGGCACATTATTCATGGTGTTGCTGGCAGCGTTTGAATTATTACTCTATCGCTATGCCCAGCAAGAGGAAATGCTGATTAGCTTTGCCAGCGGTGGGCGTAGCCAGGTAGAAACCGAGCGACTGCTGGGCTTCTTCTCCAATACGTTGATTTTGCGAGCCCAGTGCGGCGGTAATCCCACGTTCCGTGAATTATTCGATCGAGTGCGCCAAGCGACGTTAAAAGCCTATGCCCATCAGGATGTTCCCTTTGAAAAAATCATTGAAGAACTCAAGCCCGAGGGACAAAATTTACTGTCCTTGTTTCAGGTGAAATTTGCCCTGAATCCACCTTGGTCGAATGGGCGTGGTATGGCATCTGTCCAGCTACCCGATTTAACAATCACTTCGTTGTTTGGCTACATCTATCATGGTCAAACCAAGTATGACCTGATCTTGGTGATGCGGGAACAGGATGAAGGGTTGGGGGCAGTCTTTGACTACAACGCAGAACTGTTTGATGCGGCTACGATCGCCCAAATGTTGGGGCATTTCCAAACCCTGTTAGAACAGATCGTGGCGAATCCCGATCGACTAATTTCAGAGTTGCCATTGCTCACACCGGAGGAACAAGCCCAACGGTTAGCCCTGGTAACCCAGGCTTGTGACTTAAACTCGGCGGCCTTGGCCCCATCTAAGCAACCAGCCCTACTCCATCGTCAAATTGAACTTCAGGCAGAACGTTACCCCCAAGCCATCGCGATCGTAGAAGACGCAAAGGCAATCTCGCTGACTTACAGTCAACTGAATCAACAGGCGAATCAACGGGCTCGTCACTTACAGGAAATCGGTGTGCAGGCAGGCGATCGAGTGGCTGTGGCATGCCCACGATCAATCGATCTCATGGTTACCAGCCTTGCGGTACTCAAACTGGGGGCCGCATTCCTGTGGCTGCATCCTAATCAGCCATTGACCAATCCGTCTCAACCTTTAACGGATATTCAATCAACGGATATCCAATGGTTGTTAACTCAATCCGCTGATACCCTCACGGACTCAATTCCTGTTCCCACCCTCACTCTAGATAGCCTGCAAGTCGATCTAGCCTCCTACGCCTCCAGTAATCTTGATCTCGATTTCGCAGCGGACAGTCTAGCCTGCATTGTGGACATCTGCCAAGGGATAGCTCTCTCCCACGAAGGCTTGCTTACCCTGCTACTAGCTCCCATGGCGGAATCCACCGAAAGCGCAATCGTGCTTTCCCTGTCGCCGCTCGATTCTGGTCTAGTCTGGCATGAACTATGGGGCAGTTTAGTCCAAGGTCAAACGATCGTTCTGCCTCAGAACTTAACCCTGAAGACTGACCCGGCCCAAGTTGCCCAATGGATCAATCAAGCTGGCGTCTCTGACCTCTGGATGACGACTCCTTGTTTCCATCAATGGATGACCCAATGGAGCAGTCTGCCTCCATCTACTACAGCGCTGCGATCGCTACGCCGACTCTGGGTTGTGGGAGATTTTCTGACTCCATCCCAGGTGCAGCAGTGTTTACAAATCCTACCCCACGGCCAAATCCGTCGATGCGATGCTCCTAATACCCAGTGGCCGATTGTGGATTGGTCTTTGGTCACACTGACCCAGGCTGGATCGATCCTCTCCCAGGAATCGGGAACCAGCGTACGAGATCAGATGGTTCTGGATTCCCATCACCAACCGTTGCCCGCAGGGGCGATCGGGCGTCTGTACCTTGAACTCCCGGGTGTTGTTCCAGTGGGCGATCGGGGATCGGAAGATGTGATTTCTCATGGCTTCCAGCCAAAGGCTCCAGCTAGGCTCTATCGCACGACAAGCCTAGCTCGCTATGGGGTGGATGGTTCACTGGAACGCTTGGGACATTACGATCGGCAAGTTAAGATTCGCGATTTTGTTGTCCAACTACACTTGATTGAGCATTTGCTACACCAGCATCCAGCCATTGCAGAAGTTTGTGTGGTTGCACAATTGGATGGACAAGGGCAGCAACATCTTGTCACATACTTTGTGCCCCATCTAGATCAGGCTGTCACAGGCAGCGATTTAGTTGCTTTCCTCAAAGAACAATTGCCTAGCTACGGGATTCCGTCTGTCTTTGTCACGTTACCCAAGTTGCCGCTGACCGATCGGGGTAATTACGATTTTGCCCAATTGCCGATCGTCGAAGATGTCCAACTGCGCCAAGAATCTCAGATTGCACTCATCAGTTCGCGGGATGATTTAGAACTACAATTGACCCAATTGTGGGAAGAGGTATTAGGCATTCGCCCGATCGGCATTCGCGATAATTTCTTTGACCTGGGTGGCCATTCCCTCTTAGCTGTGCAACTGTTTGGCAAAATTGAAACCGTCTTTGGAACGGCGTTACCCTTAGCAACCTTGCTACAAGCTCCCACGATTGAGCAACAGGCGGAATTAATTCGTACCTACGGCATTACGCCTCCCCAGGAATGGCTAGTCCCTCTGCAACAAGGGACTTCCGATAACCCCCCGTTGTTCTGTATCTATGGCATTTTGCTATACCACGATCTCGCCAAGGCGATCGGGGCAGATCAAACGGTCTACGGGTTGTATTTGCAGGAAGAAGTTGATCTATTGCGGCAGGAGGGCCTTGAAGTCGCCGATCAACTGGGCACCGTGCAACAGGTGGCCGAACGGTATCTTCAAAAAGTTAGAACGATTCAACCCACAGGGCCTTATCTCTTAGCGGGAGAATCCTTTGGCGGGATTGTAGCCTACGAAATGGCACAACTTCTGCAAGCCCAAGGAGAAACTGTCGCATTGCTAGCGATGTTTGATACTTTGGCTCCAGACTGTTCGCTCAAGCTGTCTCGTTCCCAACGAGCGACCCAGCATTTAGCGAAGTTAGTGCAAGAGGGTCCCACCTACTTATTGGAAAAAGTAGGGGCCAAACTCAAGTCGAAGGTAGGCTATGCAGGTCTTACCCTGGATCGGTCTACGAACTCGACGGCTGCCTCGGTTGATGATTTACGGCAACAATTTCGGCAACAGATTGGCAAAAATTATCAACCCAGTGCCTATGCAGGAAAAGTAACCCTATTTCGTGCCCTCGATCGCGGAGAGTTTGAATCGATCGAAGTTGATCCCCTCTTCGGTTGGGATCGGTTTGCGGAGCTAGGCGTGGATGCCTTTGATATTCCGGGAGATCATATTGGAATTCTCAAGGATCCCAATGTTCAACCGTTAGCACACCATCTCCGGCACTGCATCCGCCAAGGTCTCTTAGGCTAG